A section of the Mycobacterium sp. 3519A genome encodes:
- a CDS encoding carboxyl transferase domain-containing protein — MSRIGALQLRDAVLDRGSFRSWDTAPVAVAADDQYRRELADAAARTGLDEAVVTGEGTVFGRRVAVVLCEFDFLAGSIGVAAAERITTAVQRATAERLPLLASPSSGGTRMQEGTVAFLQMVKIAAAVELHKQQHLPYLVYLRHPTTGGVFASWGSLGHVTAAEPGALVGFLGPRVYEHLYGEPFPAGVQTAENLHRHGVIDGVVPLDALRATLDRTLTVVADPAGAPPAMPAADPIPDVGAWASVEASRRPDRPGVGYLLRHGTTERLLLSGTERGEAATMMLALARFGGQPAVVLGQQRVVGGLVGPAALREARRGMALAAGLRLPLVLVIDTAGPALSTEAEQGGLAGEIARCLAELVTLDTPTVSVLLGQGSGGPALAMVPADRVLAALHGWLAPLPPEGASAIVYRDVAHAPELAAAQGIRSADLLRAGIVDAIVPELPDAADEPMAFTRRLSATIANELHTLRSVPAHERLAARLGRYRRIGL, encoded by the coding sequence GTGAGTCGCATCGGCGCCCTTCAGCTGCGCGACGCCGTGCTGGACCGCGGTTCGTTCCGCAGCTGGGACACCGCGCCGGTGGCGGTGGCCGCCGACGACCAATACCGTCGCGAGCTGGCCGACGCGGCGGCGCGCACCGGGCTCGACGAGGCCGTGGTGACCGGCGAAGGTACGGTGTTCGGCCGCAGGGTCGCAGTGGTGTTGTGCGAGTTCGACTTCCTGGCGGGCTCGATCGGGGTGGCCGCCGCCGAACGCATCACCACCGCGGTGCAGCGGGCGACGGCCGAGCGGCTGCCGCTGCTGGCGTCGCCGAGTTCGGGCGGCACCCGGATGCAGGAGGGCACCGTCGCGTTCCTGCAGATGGTCAAGATCGCCGCGGCCGTCGAACTACACAAACAACAGCACCTGCCCTACCTCGTCTACCTGCGCCACCCGACCACGGGCGGCGTGTTCGCGTCGTGGGGGTCGCTCGGTCACGTCACGGCAGCCGAACCCGGCGCACTGGTCGGCTTCCTCGGCCCGCGGGTGTACGAGCACCTGTACGGCGAACCGTTCCCTGCGGGTGTGCAGACCGCGGAGAACCTGCACCGGCACGGCGTCATCGACGGCGTGGTGCCGCTGGATGCACTGCGCGCGACGCTGGACCGCACGTTGACGGTGGTGGCCGATCCGGCAGGCGCACCGCCCGCGATGCCCGCCGCTGATCCGATCCCGGATGTCGGAGCCTGGGCGTCGGTCGAGGCGTCGCGGCGCCCGGACCGGCCCGGCGTCGGATACCTGTTGCGGCACGGCACAACTGAGCGGCTGCTGCTGTCGGGCACCGAGCGGGGCGAGGCCGCCACGATGATGCTGGCGCTGGCCCGGTTCGGCGGCCAGCCCGCCGTCGTGCTCGGACAGCAGCGGGTGGTCGGGGGCCTGGTCGGCCCCGCGGCGCTGCGAGAGGCCAGGCGCGGTATGGCGTTGGCGGCGGGGTTGCGGTTGCCGCTGGTGCTCGTGATCGACACCGCGGGCCCCGCCTTGTCGACCGAGGCCGAACAGGGTGGGCTGGCCGGTGAGATCGCCAGGTGCCTGGCCGAACTCGTGACGCTGGACACTCCGACCGTTTCGGTGTTGCTCGGCCAGGGCAGCGGCGGGCCTGCGTTGGCCATGGTGCCCGCGGACCGGGTGCTGGCCGCCCTGCACGGCTGGCTGGCGCCGCTACCACCGGAGGGGGCCAGCGCGATCGTGTACCGCGACGTCGCGCATGCACCGGAACTGGCTGCCGCGCAGGGCATTCGATCGGCGGACCTGTTACGCGCCGGGATCGTGGACGCGATCGTGCCCGAGCTTCCCGACGCGGCCGACGAGCCGATGGCGTTCACCAGGAGGTTGTCGGCGACGATCGCCAACGAACTACACACGCTGCGCTCGGTGCCCGCACATGAGCGGCTGGCGGCACGGCTGGGGCGGTACCGGCGGATCGGGCTGTGA
- a CDS encoding alpha/beta fold hydrolase, which produces MTPTLLFVHSPAVGPSTWVYTAEVLRQNGFRCLVPDLTGVAAAGAPYYPKFAAAASVVDGSGPVVLVGHSAAGALLPAVAEALGDRVRAAVFVDAMLPQPGRSWFDTAPPGLERQLRDLANDGVLPPYHEWFPPGTLAELVPDAARRNRLIAENPRLPVPYFDEPAPGARFADPVVCAFVRLGAPFDAAADKAERLGWWVARRDWDHLRMLSDPDGVADLIAQAISATRPD; this is translated from the coding sequence GTGACCCCGACGCTGCTGTTCGTGCACAGCCCGGCGGTGGGGCCGTCGACGTGGGTGTACACCGCAGAGGTGTTGCGGCAGAACGGGTTCCGGTGCCTGGTTCCTGATCTGACCGGTGTGGCGGCGGCGGGCGCGCCGTACTACCCGAAATTCGCGGCGGCGGCCTCCGTCGTCGACGGCAGCGGTCCTGTCGTGCTCGTCGGACACAGCGCCGCGGGCGCGCTGCTGCCCGCCGTCGCCGAGGCGCTCGGCGACCGGGTACGAGCAGCCGTGTTCGTCGACGCCATGCTGCCGCAACCGGGCCGCAGCTGGTTCGACACCGCCCCACCGGGGCTGGAGCGGCAGTTACGGGACCTGGCCAACGACGGTGTGCTGCCGCCGTATCACGAATGGTTCCCGCCTGGGACGCTGGCGGAACTGGTGCCCGACGCGGCACGACGCAACCGGTTGATCGCCGAGAATCCGCGGCTACCGGTGCCCTACTTCGACGAACCGGCGCCTGGCGCACGGTTCGCGGATCCGGTCGTGTGCGCGTTCGTCCGGCTCGGGGCGCCGTTCGACGCCGCCGCGGACAAAGCCGAACGGCTCGGCTGGTGGGTGGCGCGTCGGGACTGGGATCACCTGCGGATGCTCAGCGATCCCGACGGGGTCGCCGACCTTATCGCGCAGGCGATCTCCGCGACGCGTCCCGACTGA
- a CDS encoding class I SAM-dependent methyltransferase, with protein MPDTWLSDTRSSYDADASGYAEQVRGLLDERPFLRGSLALFADLVRGAGGGPVADVGCGPGYVTRYLHDAGVDAFGIDLSPEMIALARRSYPDLRFEVGTMTDLDLADGSVAGLVAFWSVIHVPDRTVPGVFAEFRRVLRPAGPLLVGFHVGDETDHASQGYTGRRINVDSYRRPPGKVADWLRDAGFTIDAELVMRPDEDVPGAVIFARSPT; from the coding sequence ATGCCTGACACCTGGCTGTCCGATACCCGCTCCTCGTACGACGCCGACGCCTCCGGCTACGCCGAGCAGGTACGCGGGTTGCTCGACGAGAGGCCTTTCCTGCGCGGAAGCCTGGCGTTGTTCGCCGATCTGGTGCGCGGTGCCGGAGGCGGACCAGTGGCCGATGTCGGCTGCGGGCCGGGGTACGTCACCCGCTACCTCCACGACGCTGGAGTTGACGCGTTCGGCATCGATCTCTCGCCCGAGATGATCGCGCTCGCGCGGCGCAGCTACCCCGACCTACGTTTCGAGGTAGGGACGATGACCGACCTCGACCTGGCCGACGGCTCTGTTGCCGGGTTGGTGGCGTTCTGGTCTGTGATCCATGTGCCCGACCGCACCGTGCCCGGTGTGTTCGCGGAGTTCCGCCGCGTGTTGCGTCCAGCGGGTCCGTTACTGGTCGGGTTTCACGTCGGTGACGAAACAGACCACGCGTCGCAGGGGTACACGGGTCGCCGGATCAACGTCGACAGTTATCGCCGCCCGCCGGGCAAGGTCGCGGACTGGCTTCGAGATGCGGGGTTCACGATCGACGCCGAACTGGTCATGAGGCCCGATGAGGACGTCCCGGGAGCCGTCATCTTCGCCCGCAGCCCCACCTGA
- a CDS encoding enoyl-CoA hydratase: MIGVTRDGNVLTLEMQRAERRNALNGELVDSLREAIEKAATEDVRAIVLTGQGHVFSSGADLSDAQGVADELPDKAKALNLAIDAAPVPVIGAINGPAIGAGVILSMICDLRVVAPDAYFQFPVAKYGLALDNWSIRRLTSLVGAGRARGMLLAAERLTADVALQTGMANRIGTLADAQAWATEIAGYAPLALAHAKRVLNDDGAYEDPWPEHQELFDKAWASQDVIEAQVARIEKRPPRFQGA; this comes from the coding sequence ATGATTGGTGTGACCCGCGACGGCAACGTGCTGACCCTCGAGATGCAGCGTGCCGAACGGCGCAACGCGCTGAACGGTGAGCTGGTCGACAGCCTGCGCGAAGCGATCGAGAAGGCCGCGACCGAGGACGTCCGAGCCATCGTGCTGACCGGCCAAGGGCACGTCTTCAGCTCCGGGGCGGACCTGTCCGACGCCCAGGGCGTGGCCGACGAGCTGCCGGACAAGGCCAAGGCGCTCAACCTCGCCATCGACGCCGCACCGGTGCCGGTCATCGGCGCGATCAACGGGCCCGCGATCGGCGCAGGCGTCATCCTGTCGATGATCTGCGACCTGCGCGTCGTTGCGCCCGACGCCTACTTCCAGTTCCCGGTCGCGAAATACGGTCTGGCGCTTGACAACTGGAGCATCCGGCGGTTGACGTCGCTGGTCGGCGCCGGCCGGGCCAGGGGCATGCTGTTGGCCGCGGAACGACTCACCGCCGACGTCGCACTGCAGACGGGGATGGCCAACCGGATCGGCACGCTGGCCGACGCGCAGGCATGGGCCACCGAGATCGCCGGGTACGCACCGCTGGCGCTTGCGCACGCCAAGCGGGTGCTCAACGACGACGGCGCCTATGAAGACCCGTGGCCCGAGCACCAGGAACTGTTCGACAAGGCGTGGGCATCGCAGGACGTCATCGAGGCCCAGGTCGCGCGCATCGAGAAGCGGCCACCGAGGTTCCAGGGCGCCTGA
- a CDS encoding serine hydrolase, which translates to MNALARATVAMLVLALATGCTKPVEHAPPPTAQSLSDQPPPLVPAMPLPENAVDDAVAKLDGIAGSLMRKSGIPGMAVAVVHKGKTVYAKGFGVKDASAADEPKNRVDPDTVFQLASLSKSLSATVVAHQVGVNAIGWDTPIVSKLPWFALSDPAVTQMVTVGDMFSHRSGLPDHAGDMLEDLGYDRRHVLEQLRRLRLDPFRISYAYTNFGLTAGAEAVAAAAGKPWEDLADEALFRPLGMTSTSFRFADYEAKPDRAVGHIHVDGKYEPRYVRDADPQSPAGGASSSLNDVTRWLAMVLADGSHDGKQIVDSKALLPAVTPQIVSSPASEPAMRSGFYGFGFNVGSTSAARMALSHSGAFELGAGTNFLILPSADVAIVALTNATPSGVPESLTAEFADLVQFGEVREDWYKLYSDVFAEMEQPTGSLVGKTPPPNPAPAAPLSAYVGTYRNDYWGPARVTESDGALHLALGTKLDVPLTHWDGNVFSYTWVSENSPPGTVSKATFDGDKLTLEYYDAFEQGTFTR; encoded by the coding sequence ATGAACGCATTGGCTCGGGCGACCGTAGCCATGCTGGTGCTCGCGTTGGCAACGGGCTGCACCAAACCGGTCGAACATGCACCGCCGCCGACGGCACAGTCGCTGTCCGATCAACCGCCGCCGTTGGTGCCTGCGATGCCGCTGCCCGAGAACGCCGTCGACGACGCGGTGGCCAAACTCGACGGCATCGCAGGCTCACTGATGAGGAAGTCCGGCATCCCCGGGATGGCCGTCGCGGTGGTGCACAAGGGGAAGACCGTGTACGCCAAGGGCTTCGGGGTCAAGGATGCGAGCGCAGCGGATGAGCCGAAGAACCGGGTCGACCCCGACACGGTGTTTCAGCTTGCGTCGCTGTCGAAGTCGCTGAGTGCAACCGTCGTCGCTCATCAGGTCGGCGTCAACGCGATCGGCTGGGATACCCCGATCGTGTCGAAGTTGCCCTGGTTTGCGCTCTCAGATCCGGCCGTCACCCAGATGGTCACCGTCGGGGACATGTTCTCGCACCGCTCAGGGCTGCCCGACCACGCGGGCGACATGCTCGAAGACCTTGGCTACGACCGACGCCATGTGCTCGAGCAACTTCGCCGACTGCGGCTCGACCCGTTCCGAATCTCATACGCCTACACCAATTTCGGGCTGACCGCGGGCGCCGAAGCGGTGGCCGCGGCCGCAGGTAAGCCGTGGGAGGACCTCGCCGACGAGGCGCTGTTTCGCCCGCTGGGCATGACGTCGACGAGCTTCCGGTTCGCGGACTACGAAGCCAAGCCCGATCGCGCCGTCGGCCACATCCACGTCGACGGAAAATACGAACCGCGCTACGTCCGTGACGCCGATCCCCAGTCGCCGGCGGGCGGCGCCAGTTCGTCGCTCAACGACGTAACACGCTGGCTGGCGATGGTGCTGGCCGACGGCAGCCACGACGGTAAGCAGATCGTCGACTCCAAGGCGTTGCTGCCCGCCGTCACACCGCAGATCGTGTCGAGTCCGGCGTCGGAGCCCGCGATGCGATCGGGGTTCTACGGCTTCGGCTTCAATGTGGGCTCGACGTCCGCGGCGCGGATGGCGCTGAGCCATTCCGGGGCATTCGAATTGGGCGCGGGCACCAACTTCCTGATCCTGCCGTCGGCGGACGTGGCGATCGTCGCGCTCACCAACGCGACGCCGTCGGGCGTGCCCGAATCGCTGACGGCCGAGTTCGCCGACCTGGTCCAGTTCGGCGAGGTGCGCGAGGACTGGTACAAGCTGTACAGCGATGTCTTCGCCGAGATGGAGCAGCCGACGGGTTCGCTGGTCGGCAAGACACCGCCGCCGAATCCCGCGCCCGCCGCACCGCTGTCCGCTTACGTCGGCACCTACCGTAACGACTATTGGGGGCCTGCCCGCGTCACCGAGTCCGACGGCGCGCTGCATCTCGCATTGGGTACCAAACTCGATGTGCCGCTGACCCATTGGGACGGAAACGTGTTCAGTTACACATGGGTGTCGGAGAACTCGCCGCCGGGGACGGTGTCAAAGGCGACGTTCGACGGCGACAAGCTCACACTGGAGTACTACGACGCGTTCGAGCAGGGGACGTTCACCCGGTGA
- a CDS encoding glycogen debranching N-terminal domain-containing protein — MSTPATLNSGEPASIGFGGDTVTLVEGSTFCLSDRNGDVVPGRSHGMFFRDARVLSKWELLVDGRPPEPLSVQTPEAFAAQFILRRAPRAGLADSTLLVVRERLVADGLHETISMHNLAGEATVVTLELHADADFADLFTVKEGRALIGSADMTVVNNELVLHDRSDRVRGLTVSASGEPTVMPGSFTWRVVVPPRQRWQVEIVVQPTWANVSVKSRFRSGEDFESSAPAQKIEAWRVTTTKVEAGHLDLSEVLHRTESDLGALQIHDEADDGRPFVAAGAPWYMTLFGRDSLLTAWMALPLDCELALGTLHQLAEMQGRRVDPITEEQPGRILHEIRRGPASTHVLGGTVYYGAIDATPLFVMLLAECWRWGADESFIRGLLPAADAALAWAARYGDRDGDGFIEYQRATDRGLINQGWKDSFDGINDASGRTAETPIALCEVQGYQYAALLARAELAEAFGEPATAARLRDRACALRDRFNDAFWLPSKGWYAVALDGRKRPVDALTSNVGHCLWTGIATDEHAEVIVERLSGEDMDSGFGLRTLSAAMGAFNPMSYHNGSVWPHDTAIAVAGLLRYRHLPNAVALAERLSTGLLDAAQSFGGRLPELYCGFPRSQFRSPVPYPTSCSPQAWASAAPLLLVRSFLGLEPHVPHRRLTVAPRLPKGWGRVALTDLRLGSATVHIQAEEQEVKVTGVPDGWELVTAEAEKQGR, encoded by the coding sequence GTGAGCACCCCCGCCACCCTCAACAGCGGCGAACCCGCCAGCATCGGGTTCGGCGGGGACACAGTGACTTTGGTGGAGGGGTCGACGTTCTGCCTGTCCGACCGCAACGGCGACGTGGTGCCGGGCCGCTCGCACGGCATGTTCTTCCGCGACGCCCGCGTGCTGTCCAAATGGGAACTGCTGGTGGACGGGCGACCGCCGGAGCCGTTGTCGGTCCAGACGCCGGAAGCCTTTGCCGCGCAGTTCATCCTGCGGCGAGCACCGCGAGCCGGCCTGGCCGACAGCACGTTGCTGGTGGTCAGGGAACGGCTGGTCGCCGACGGCCTGCACGAGACCATCTCGATGCACAACCTGGCGGGCGAGGCGACGGTGGTGACGCTCGAGTTGCACGCCGACGCCGACTTCGCCGACCTGTTCACGGTCAAGGAGGGCCGCGCGCTCATCGGCAGCGCCGATATGACGGTCGTCAACAACGAACTCGTCCTGCACGACCGCAGTGACCGGGTCAGGGGGCTGACGGTGAGCGCATCGGGCGAGCCGACGGTGATGCCGGGCTCGTTCACCTGGCGGGTGGTGGTGCCGCCGCGGCAACGCTGGCAGGTCGAGATCGTCGTGCAGCCGACATGGGCCAACGTCAGCGTGAAGAGCCGGTTCCGCAGCGGCGAGGACTTCGAGTCCAGCGCCCCCGCGCAGAAGATCGAAGCCTGGCGGGTCACCACCACCAAGGTTGAAGCCGGCCATCTGGACCTGTCAGAAGTGTTGCACCGCACCGAAAGTGACCTCGGCGCCCTGCAGATCCACGACGAGGCCGACGACGGTCGGCCGTTCGTCGCGGCCGGGGCACCGTGGTACATGACGCTGTTCGGACGCGACAGCCTGCTGACGGCGTGGATGGCGCTGCCACTGGACTGCGAGCTGGCCTTGGGCACCTTGCACCAGTTGGCCGAGATGCAGGGGCGCCGCGTCGACCCCATCACCGAAGAGCAGCCCGGCCGCATCCTGCACGAGATCCGACGCGGACCCGCCAGCACGCACGTCCTCGGCGGCACCGTGTACTACGGCGCGATCGACGCCACCCCGTTGTTCGTGATGCTGCTGGCCGAGTGTTGGCGGTGGGGCGCCGACGAGTCGTTCATCCGCGGTCTGCTTCCCGCCGCCGACGCCGCGCTGGCGTGGGCGGCCCGATACGGCGACCGCGACGGCGACGGCTTCATCGAGTACCAGCGCGCGACCGACCGCGGCCTGATCAACCAGGGCTGGAAGGACAGCTTCGACGGCATCAACGACGCGAGCGGCCGGACGGCCGAGACCCCGATAGCGCTGTGCGAGGTGCAGGGCTACCAGTACGCCGCGCTGTTGGCGCGGGCAGAACTGGCCGAGGCCTTCGGTGAACCCGCGACCGCCGCGCGTCTGCGCGACCGGGCGTGCGCACTTCGCGACAGGTTCAACGACGCCTTCTGGCTGCCGTCCAAGGGGTGGTACGCCGTCGCGCTGGACGGCCGCAAACGCCCGGTCGACGCGCTGACAAGCAACGTCGGGCATTGTCTGTGGACCGGCATCGCCACCGACGAGCACGCCGAGGTGATCGTCGAGCGGCTGTCGGGGGAGGACATGGACTCCGGCTTCGGGCTGCGGACGCTGTCGGCCGCCATGGGCGCGTTCAACCCGATGAGCTACCACAACGGCTCCGTATGGCCGCACGACACGGCGATCGCGGTCGCGGGACTGCTGCGATACCGGCACCTGCCGAACGCGGTCGCACTGGCCGAACGGCTCTCGACCGGGTTGCTGGACGCCGCGCAGTCCTTCGGCGGCCGGCTCCCGGAGTTGTACTGCGGCTTCCCACGGTCCCAATTCCGGTCGCCGGTGCCCTATCCGACGTCGTGTTCGCCGCAGGCATGGGCGAGCGCGGCCCCGCTGCTGCTGGTCCGGTCGTTTTTGGGGTTGGAGCCGCACGTGCCGCACCGCCGGCTCACGGTGGCGCCGCGGCTTCCCAAGGGGTGGGGCCGCGTGGCGCTCACGGATCTGCGGTTGGGCAGCGCCACCGTGCACATTCAGGCCGAAGAGCAAGAGGTGAAGGTCACCGGTGTGCCCGACGGCTGGGAGTTGGTCACCGCGGAAGCCGAAAAACAGGGCCGCTAG
- a CDS encoding MBL fold metallo-hydrolase, translating to MVRAALRFGFGTASLLAGSWVLRALHGAPAALGASPAEIAEVARRSPNFSDGTFVNVDPASGISLDREEQRRIIWDLVGSRGQSRPSGPIPVVEPAPGETAASRLAVRWFGHSSALIEVDGYRVLADPIWSRRCSPSQTVGPERLHEVPVPLEALSAVDAVIISHDHYDHLDMETVLGLARTQRAPFVVPLGVGAHLRKWGIPDSRIVELDWNESHQIADLTLVCTPARHFSGRLFSRDTTLWASWVIAGPRHRAFFGGDTGYTKSFAEIGMDHGPFDLTLLPIGAYHPAWPDIHMNPEEAVRAHLDVAEADSGLLVPIHWATFRLAPHPWAEPVERLLRAADPAGVHLVVPKPGQRVDSDTASAEPWWQLAHA from the coding sequence GTGGTGCGCGCCGCCTTGCGCTTCGGTTTCGGCACGGCATCCCTGCTGGCCGGAAGTTGGGTGTTGCGCGCGCTGCACGGCGCCCCCGCCGCGCTGGGGGCCTCGCCCGCCGAGATCGCGGAGGTCGCCCGGCGATCGCCGAACTTCTCCGACGGAACCTTCGTCAATGTCGATCCCGCGTCCGGCATCAGCCTCGACCGCGAGGAACAGCGGCGGATCATCTGGGACCTGGTCGGCTCGCGGGGACAGTCGCGGCCGTCCGGACCGATCCCCGTGGTCGAACCCGCGCCAGGCGAAACGGCCGCATCGCGTCTGGCGGTGCGCTGGTTCGGGCACTCCTCGGCGCTCATCGAGGTCGACGGCTACCGCGTGCTGGCCGATCCGATCTGGAGTCGCCGCTGTTCACCGTCCCAGACGGTGGGTCCCGAGCGGTTGCACGAGGTGCCTGTGCCGTTGGAGGCGCTGTCCGCCGTCGACGCCGTCATCATCAGCCACGACCACTACGACCATCTCGACATGGAGACGGTGCTGGGTCTGGCGCGCACCCAGCGGGCGCCGTTCGTGGTGCCACTCGGAGTGGGCGCACATCTGCGCAAGTGGGGGATCCCGGACAGCCGCATCGTCGAACTCGACTGGAACGAAAGCCATCAGATCGCCGATCTGACGCTGGTGTGCACCCCCGCCCGGCACTTCTCCGGCCGACTGTTCAGCCGCGACACCACGCTGTGGGCGTCATGGGTGATCGCAGGGCCGCGGCACCGTGCGTTCTTCGGCGGCGACACCGGCTACACCAAGAGCTTCGCCGAAATCGGCATGGATCACGGGCCTTTCGACCTGACGCTGTTGCCGATCGGGGCGTATCACCCGGCGTGGCCGGACATCCACATGAATCCCGAAGAAGCGGTGCGCGCCCATCTGGACGTCGCCGAGGCCGACTCCGGACTGCTGGTGCCGATTCACTGGGCGACGTTCCGGCTGGCCCCGCATCCGTGGGCGGAGCCCGTCGAGCGGCTGCTGCGCGCCGCCGACCCCGCGGGTGTGCATTTGGTGGTGCCCAAGCCAGGGCAGCGTGTCGATTCGGACACCGCGTCAGCTGAACCGTGGTGGCAGCTCGCCCATGCCTGA
- a CDS encoding glycosyltransferase family 4 protein, which produces MSGKDFNDFNIENVDTEAIEPLRIALVAPPYFDIPPKGYGGTEAVVADLANALVKRGHRVTLLGAGAPGTAARFVPLWDRPVSERLGQPYPEIMHALRVRRAIERLVDTDGVDIVHDHTFAGPLNIPLYKTLGLPTVVTVHGPIDEDLYPYYRELGDDVGLIAISDRQRELAPDLNWVGRVHNSLAIDDWPFRAEKGDYALFLGRYAPYKGAHLALQAAHQAGLPLVLAGKCSEPAEQVYFDEQVRPLLTEDDHDFGQADAVSKRKLLAEARCLLFPIQWEEPFGMVMIEAMACGTPVVALRGGAVQEVLVDGVTGIVCDRPDELPAAIAKAQTLDPAACRRHVAANFGVGRFGSGYEQIYRSVVEAATVGHRTMAIRRVIRPDERASA; this is translated from the coding sequence GTGAGCGGCAAGGATTTCAATGACTTCAACATCGAAAATGTCGACACCGAAGCCATCGAACCGCTGCGAATCGCGCTTGTCGCGCCGCCTTACTTCGACATTCCGCCCAAGGGGTACGGGGGCACTGAGGCCGTCGTCGCCGATCTGGCCAACGCGCTCGTCAAGCGCGGGCACCGGGTCACCCTGCTCGGGGCGGGTGCGCCGGGCACGGCCGCCCGGTTCGTCCCGCTCTGGGACCGGCCGGTCTCCGAACGACTCGGCCAGCCCTACCCCGAGATCATGCACGCCCTGCGGGTGCGGCGGGCCATCGAGCGACTGGTGGACACCGACGGCGTCGACATCGTGCACGATCACACATTCGCAGGCCCGCTGAACATCCCGTTGTACAAGACGTTGGGCCTGCCGACGGTCGTCACCGTGCACGGTCCCATCGACGAGGATCTGTACCCCTACTACCGCGAGTTGGGTGACGACGTCGGGCTGATCGCGATCAGCGACCGGCAGCGGGAGCTCGCTCCGGACCTGAATTGGGTTGGCCGCGTCCACAACTCGCTGGCCATCGACGACTGGCCGTTCCGCGCCGAGAAGGGCGACTACGCGCTGTTCCTCGGCCGGTACGCGCCGTACAAGGGCGCTCACCTCGCTCTGCAGGCCGCACATCAGGCCGGCCTGCCGCTGGTATTGGCAGGCAAATGCAGCGAGCCCGCCGAACAGGTCTACTTCGACGAACAGGTGCGCCCGTTGCTCACCGAAGACGATCATGACTTCGGGCAAGCCGACGCGGTCAGCAAGCGCAAACTGCTCGCCGAGGCCCGCTGCCTGCTGTTCCCGATCCAGTGGGAGGAGCCGTTCGGGATGGTGATGATCGAGGCGATGGCGTGCGGCACCCCGGTGGTCGCGCTGCGGGGTGGCGCCGTGCAGGAGGTGCTCGTCGACGGGGTCACCGGCATCGTGTGCGACCGCCCCGACGAACTGCCCGCGGCGATCGCCAAGGCACAGACCCTCGACCCGGCCGCCTGCCGACGGCACGTGGCCGCGAATTTCGGTGTCGGCCGGTTCGGTTCGGGATACGAGCAGATCTACCGCTCCGTCGTCGAAGCCGCCACGGTTGGGCATCGAACGATGGCGATCCGACGCGTGATCCGTCCTGACGAGCGAGCCAGCGCGTGA